The Bacteroidales bacterium DNA segment TATCACCTTCGACCGCATCAAAAGTGCAATACAAACTGGGTCTTGTAAATGCAGGTAGTTTTGATGTTAACACCGCATGTGCAGGGTTTGTTACTGCCCTCGACATGGGCGCCAAATACATCCGTGCCGATGAGCACTACAACACGGTCATGGTCGTTGGAGCCTATGCAATGAGCAAATATCTGAACATGAAGAATAAAAATACGGTCACATTATTTGCCGATGGTGCAGGCGCGTTCATTCTCAAAACTACTGAGGACAAAAACCGCGGTTTTCTTGCCAGCCAATTGATCACCCGCGGGGAATTCTACGATTACATGGGTATATATGGCGGTGGAACAAACCAACCAATAACTGACGAAGTCATAATAAATAAAGGTCATTTGCTCCAGTTTGTCAAAAAATTCCCAAAAACCCTGAATCCTGAGATGTGGAGCATGATGAGTCTTACTCTTTGCAACAGGCTTGGAATTACGCCAGACAAGGTAGATCACTACTTTTTGACACAAATTAACATCAACAGTATCAGGGAAACGATGGACATCCTCGGCCAACGGCATCAAAAGGCGCAAACCAGCATGCATTATTTTGGCTATACGGGCTCGGCATGCATCCCACTGGCTTTCCAGGAGCGGCTGGATGCAGGGAAAATCCAAAGAGGAGATCTGGTGTTTTTTATTGGCTCGGGCGGAGGACTGGCTTTTGCGAGTGCAG contains these protein-coding regions:
- a CDS encoding ketoacyl-ACP synthase III; the protein is MKRNAFIHSSGIYVPERVIPNSYFNTLLGEDVDSWLRENVEIYERRWCSENQSVADLVIEAAGKAMTAGNVKPEEIDLLIISTDTPEYISPSTASKVQYKLGLVNAGSFDVNTACAGFVTALDMGAKYIRADEHYNTVMVVGAYAMSKYLNMKNKNTVTLFADGAGAFILKTTEDKNRGFLASQLITRGEFYDYMGIYGGGTNQPITDEVIINKGHLLQFVKKFPKTLNPEMWSMMSLTLCNRLGITPDKVDHYFLTQININSIRETMDILGQRHQKAQTSMHYFGYTGSACIPLAFQERLDAGKIQRGDLVFFIGSGGGLAFASAAFRY